The Centroberyx gerrardi isolate f3 chromosome 7, fCenGer3.hap1.cur.20231027, whole genome shotgun sequence genome contains a region encoding:
- the ndufb10 gene encoding NADH dehydrogenase [ubiquinone] 1 beta subcomplex subunit 10, which produces MPADYDKDAYPEPPRQTPVADKQTALPNPALIVSKLFYYSVDLPVTTFRGVVDSIRANNKSVYYHQKFRRVADLTECEEGDYLCYYEAEMQWRRDYKVDQEIVKVVQERLRACQQREGASYHQNCGKELRQFNEVTNAFQLRYGDLGAYASGRKCLMKQKERMMAAQAQEA; this is translated from the exons ATGCCTGCAGACTACGATAAAGATGCATATCCAGAGCCTCCTCGCCAGACCCCAGTTGCGGACAAACAGACAGCACTGCCAAATCCAGCCCTGATCGTGTCTAAACTCTTCTACTACTCCGTGGACCTCCCTGTCACCACATTCAGAG GTGTTGTTGACAGCATCCGGGCTAACAACAAGTCCGTCTACTACCACCAGAAGTTCCGCCGTGTTGCTGATCTGACGGAGTGCGAGGAGGGAGACTACCTCTGCTACTATGAGGCAGAGATGCAATGGAGGAGAGACTA TAAGGTGGACCAGGAGATAGTGAAGGTGGTCCAGGAGCGTCTGAGGGCTTGCCAGCAGAGGGAAGGAGCTAGCTACCATCAGAACTGTGGCAAGGAACTGCGGCAGTTCAACGAGGTGACCAACGCCTTCCAGTTACGCT ATGGAGACCTGGGAGCGTATGCCAGTGGAAGGAAATGTCTAATGAAGCAGAAAGAAAGGATGATGGCAGCTCAGGCCCAAGAGGCTTAA